From Acomys russatus chromosome 25, mAcoRus1.1, whole genome shotgun sequence, a single genomic window includes:
- the C25H5orf47 gene encoding uncharacterized protein C5orf47 homolog, with the protein MVPASSRQRQNGPRMIYVTRFASHRSGVWQLRGLRGFGHRGPGLEAHCTLEPAAMETKPPGGELATGSQAGVAATPDPGSFQLRSSRAPRDPEQAARPGLNQKDAAKEFDFPIPWNEASKIMKERKKVLVWNKVHKAISRMIEENEKYRHRLKCQNLSSEIRTNTK; encoded by the exons ATGGTGCCCGCAAGCAGCCGTCAAAGGCAAAATGGGCCTCGCATGATCTACGTGACTCGCTTCGCCTCGCACCGGTCAGGGGTGTGGCAGTTGAGGGGCCTCCGAGGTTTCGGCCATCGAGGCCCAGGGCTCGAGGCCCACTGCACCCTGGAGCCGGCAGCAATGGAGACCAAGCCCCCGGGAGGAGAGCTGGCCACCGGCTCCCAGGCTGGGGTCGCCGCCACCCCGGACCCCGGCTCTTTCCAGCTGCGGAGCTCCAGAGCGCCAAGGGACCCGGAGCAAGCAGCGCGACCAG gttTAAACCAGAAAGATGCAGCTAAAGAGTTTGATTTCCCCATACCATGGAATGAAGCCTCCAAAataatgaaggaaaggaaaaag gTCTTAGTGTGGAACAAAGTGCACAAGGCCATTTCCAGAATgattgaagaaaatgaaaaatacagacaCAGACTGAAGTGCCAAAATTTATCTAGTGAA ATCCGCACTAACACAAAATGA